From Procambarus clarkii isolate CNS0578487 chromosome 65, FALCON_Pclarkii_2.0, whole genome shotgun sequence, one genomic window encodes:
- the LOC138354916 gene encoding hepatitis A virus cellular receptor 1-like, whose protein sequence is MIDVAGVQNSNIYNSNWQTIPARYTIPATSTIPATSTILATSTILATSTKPATSTKPATSTIPATSTIPTTSTKPATSTKPATSTKPATSTIPATSIIFATSTKPATSAIPTTTTIPATSTKPATSTKPATSTIPATSTIPDTSTIPATSTIPVTSTIPD, encoded by the coding sequence ATGATAGATGTAGCGGGTGTGCAAAACTCAAACATTTACAACTCTAATTGGCAAACAATACCAGCCAGGTATACCATACCCGCCACATCTACCATACCCGCCACGTCTACCATACTCGCCACGTCTACCATACTCGCCACGTCTACCAAACCCGCCACGTCTACCAAACCCGCCACGTCTACCATACCCGCCACGTCTACCATACCCACCACGTCTACCAAACCCGCCACGTCTACCAAACCCGCCACGTCTACCAAACCCGCCACGTCTACCATACCCGCCACGTCTATCATATTCGCCACATCTACCAAACCCGCCACATCTGCcatacccaccacaactaccatacccGCCACGTCTACCAAACCCGCCACGTCTACCAAACCCGCCACGTCTACCATACCCGCCACGTCTACCATACCCGATACATCTACAATACCCGCCACATCTACCATACCCGTCACATCTACTATACCCGATTAA